One genomic window of Corynebacterium diphtheriae includes the following:
- a CDS encoding ABC transporter ATP-binding protein, which yields MSTPVIQVSELTKSFYRHGQRGLVAVDRVSFSVPQGQIVAFLGPNGAGKSTTIDMILGLSSPDSGQVKVLGEPPHKAACSGKCQAVLQSGGLLPDFTVRETIQAVAAAHGARGRVEDVIKRWDLSSFARRKVEKCSGGQQQRLRFALAMLSDPQVLIFDEPTAGLDVEARRKFWRIMREEADAGRTIIFATHYIEEADDFAERVIFISEGKIVADGPIEKIRASVRGATVSAVIPGASTKELAGLPGVKTVSINGDRITLDTTQPDDVARYLLNRTSAYDLLVSTTSLEDAFIELTHSRDAKAKDAA from the coding sequence ATGAGTACGCCAGTCATTCAAGTCTCCGAGCTTACCAAGTCGTTCTACCGGCACGGCCAACGTGGGCTTGTTGCCGTCGATCGGGTGTCGTTTAGCGTCCCACAGGGCCAGATTGTTGCTTTTTTGGGTCCAAACGGTGCTGGAAAATCCACAACGATCGACATGATTTTGGGGCTCAGCTCGCCTGATTCTGGTCAGGTGAAAGTACTTGGTGAGCCTCCGCACAAAGCCGCATGCTCTGGCAAGTGCCAGGCAGTGCTTCAGTCTGGTGGGTTGCTTCCCGACTTCACAGTGCGGGAAACTATTCAGGCAGTTGCCGCCGCACATGGAGCGCGTGGGCGGGTAGAAGACGTGATTAAGCGTTGGGATCTGTCTAGTTTTGCTCGCAGAAAAGTAGAGAAATGCTCTGGGGGCCAGCAACAGCGATTGCGTTTTGCGTTGGCCATGCTCTCAGATCCGCAAGTGCTTATCTTTGATGAGCCCACTGCCGGATTGGACGTTGAGGCACGTCGGAAGTTTTGGCGCATCATGCGCGAAGAAGCGGATGCTGGCCGCACGATTATTTTTGCTACTCATTACATCGAAGAGGCGGATGATTTCGCGGAGCGCGTCATCTTTATCAGCGAAGGAAAAATCGTCGCTGATGGCCCCATCGAAAAAATTAGGGCGTCAGTTCGAGGTGCAACCGTTAGCGCTGTTATTCCGGGTGCTTCCACGAAAGAGCTCGCTGGCCTGCCTGGGGTTAAGACCGTAAGCATTAACGGTGATCGAATCACACTGGACACTACGCAGCCAGACGACGTTGCGCGATACCTCCTTAATCGCACATCTGCTTATGACTTGTTAGTTTCAACGACATCGCTTGAAGACGCATTTATTGAGCTGACTCATTCACGCGATGCTAAGGCAAAGGACGCAGCATGA
- a CDS encoding SPFH domain-containing protein translates to MPTHSPTTNTQPVGHEGTRVHITEKQPWTGGTGLALGILTLGSAVFIAAITMIIMAAEKMDSTAEPTSPALIAMLIAGIILILLAVIVLSMVRVTSPGHTRVVQLFGRYLGTSRITGLSVVPPLSTTTKVSVRVRNFETNEIKVNDLNGNPVNIGAIIVWQVADTAQATFAVEDMEEFIHSQSESALRHVATTHPYDGGTAKAPSLSGSTELVSQELADEVAARVAVAGLEIIEARISNLSYAPEIAQSMLQRQQAGAIVDARETIVEGAVSMVESALEQLESREIVDLDPERRAAMVSNLLVVLCSDNNAQPVLNTGSLYT, encoded by the coding sequence ATGCCTACCCACTCCCCCACCACCAACACACAACCCGTTGGCCATGAAGGCACCCGCGTCCACATCACCGAAAAACAGCCATGGACTGGTGGCACGGGCTTAGCACTTGGCATTCTCACGCTGGGCAGCGCCGTTTTCATCGCTGCTATCACCATGATCATCATGGCGGCAGAAAAGATGGATTCCACGGCAGAACCCACCTCACCAGCATTGATCGCGATGCTGATAGCAGGCATTATCCTTATCCTCCTTGCCGTTATAGTCCTCAGCATGGTGCGCGTGACCTCCCCTGGACACACTCGCGTTGTGCAACTTTTTGGTCGCTACCTCGGCACCTCTCGCATCACCGGTCTTTCTGTAGTGCCACCGCTTAGCACCACCACCAAGGTGTCGGTTCGCGTGCGCAACTTTGAAACAAACGAGATCAAGGTCAACGATCTCAACGGCAATCCCGTCAACATTGGCGCGATCATCGTCTGGCAGGTGGCAGACACCGCCCAGGCCACCTTCGCGGTTGAAGACATGGAAGAGTTCATCCACTCCCAGTCCGAATCGGCACTGCGCCACGTTGCCACCACCCACCCATATGATGGCGGCACAGCCAAAGCACCTTCCCTTTCCGGCTCCACTGAGCTGGTATCCCAAGAGCTTGCCGACGAAGTAGCAGCACGCGTTGCTGTGGCCGGACTCGAGATCATCGAGGCTCGTATTTCCAACCTTTCTTATGCTCCCGAGATCGCACAGTCGATGTTGCAACGCCAGCAGGCCGGCGCGATCGTGGATGCCCGTGAGACGATCGTTGAAGGTGCCGTATCCATGGTGGAAAGCGCTTTGGAGCAGTTGGAGTCTCGTGAGATTGTTGACCTTGACCCAGAACGACGCGCTGCGATGGTATCGAATCTGCTCGTAGTATTATGTTCTGACAACAATGCCCAACCCGTTCTCAACACAGGCAGCCTTTATACCTAA
- a CDS encoding dicarboxylate/amino acid:cation symporter: MKWNSFGAQVIYGLIAGVVLGLIANKMPEGNWLTATLTTIGSHYVTLLKVLIPPLVVTAVITSIANLRQVTNAARLAVKTLIWFAITAFFSVLAGIAVGLIFKPGQTTGLQDTAKAPSSVGSWWAFIEGIVPSNILGLQSTTKIVDGAATTSLSFNVLQILVIAIALGIAAVKVGEKAEPFINFNRSFLEIIQKVLWWIIRLAPIGTAALIGKAVATYGFEAMGALGKFVLTIYVGLAIVVVVIYPLVLKFHGLSVVQFYKRVWPVFSLGFVTRSSMGVMPVTEQTSEAIGVPKHYASFAVPLGATTKMDGCAAVYPAVAAIFVSQFYAMPLTFTDYILIVIVSVLGSAATAGTTGATVMLTLTLSTLGLPLEGVGLLLAIEPIIDMGRTAVNVTGQALVPAIVARQEKILDRTLFDASREDAEARITAS, translated from the coding sequence ATGAAATGGAATAGCTTCGGAGCTCAGGTCATCTACGGCCTCATCGCAGGCGTAGTCTTAGGGCTCATCGCCAACAAAATGCCGGAAGGTAATTGGCTCACAGCCACACTGACCACCATTGGCAGTCATTACGTCACCCTCCTCAAAGTGTTGATCCCCCCACTGGTGGTCACCGCTGTTATTACGTCCATCGCCAACCTGCGGCAAGTCACCAACGCCGCCCGATTAGCAGTAAAAACCCTGATCTGGTTCGCCATCACCGCGTTCTTCTCCGTACTGGCAGGCATCGCGGTCGGCCTTATCTTCAAACCAGGTCAAACTACTGGGCTCCAAGACACCGCTAAGGCGCCGTCGTCAGTCGGCTCGTGGTGGGCATTTATCGAAGGCATCGTGCCCTCCAACATTTTAGGTTTACAGTCCACCACCAAAATCGTCGATGGCGCAGCCACCACCTCGCTAAGCTTCAACGTGCTGCAAATCCTCGTGATCGCCATCGCACTCGGCATCGCTGCAGTCAAAGTCGGTGAAAAAGCCGAGCCTTTTATCAACTTCAACCGCTCCTTTTTGGAGATCATCCAGAAGGTGTTGTGGTGGATTATTAGGCTCGCCCCCATCGGCACCGCAGCCTTGATCGGCAAGGCGGTAGCCACCTATGGTTTCGAAGCCATGGGCGCACTGGGCAAATTCGTCCTCACGATTTATGTGGGCCTTGCCATCGTGGTTGTTGTGATCTATCCGCTGGTACTGAAGTTCCACGGACTGAGCGTGGTTCAGTTTTACAAGCGCGTCTGGCCAGTATTCTCCTTGGGTTTTGTCACCCGCTCCTCAATGGGCGTTATGCCCGTAACCGAGCAGACTAGCGAAGCGATCGGCGTGCCTAAGCACTATGCATCCTTTGCGGTGCCACTGGGCGCTACCACCAAGATGGACGGTTGTGCAGCGGTCTACCCTGCTGTGGCGGCCATCTTCGTGTCACAGTTCTACGCCATGCCACTGACGTTTACTGATTACATCCTCATCGTTATCGTCTCTGTCTTGGGCTCTGCGGCAACGGCTGGCACCACGGGCGCTACCGTGATGCTCACCTTGACGCTGTCTACTTTGGGTCTGCCACTTGAGGGCGTCGGCCTTCTGCTTGCTATCGAGCCGATCATCGACATGGGCCGTACCGCGGTCAACGTGACCGGCCAAGCATTGGTCCCAGCGATCGTGGCCCGCCAGGAAAAGATCTTGGATCGCACGCTTTTCGACGCCTCCCGCGAGGACGCCGAAGCCCGTATCACCGCCTCCTAG
- a CDS encoding pantoate--beta-alanine ligase produces the protein MFEYRAATLFDAAKIAMVARAFKKQGKPVVFVPLGSGVHAGHRALLRAARRIPGGIVIVASQHDDPAFAEEGVDAVFLYEPEELRTLIQVPSIGMQPAQELSEAVTRRIALMNLVGPSDVIFGEKDYELLVRTQQALNDLNIHVTVHSVPTVRMPDGIAISLRNATVPEQDREHALALSAAITAGAHAAEDGKEVVLRVTHQVLESAGVTPDYVELRAMNLGEAPKTGDARLFVAATFGGVQLTDNAGVPVGVGFKNLD, from the coding sequence GTGTTTGAATACCGTGCTGCCACACTTTTCGACGCAGCAAAAATCGCCATGGTGGCACGCGCCTTTAAAAAACAAGGAAAGCCCGTCGTATTCGTCCCACTCGGCAGTGGAGTACATGCCGGACACCGCGCATTGCTGCGCGCCGCACGACGAATCCCCGGTGGCATTGTGATCGTGGCCAGCCAGCACGATGATCCCGCCTTTGCAGAAGAAGGCGTTGATGCAGTGTTCTTGTACGAGCCGGAAGAACTGCGCACCCTTATTCAGGTGCCGAGCATCGGGATGCAGCCAGCTCAAGAACTCTCCGAGGCAGTCACCCGTCGAATCGCCCTAATGAACCTCGTTGGTCCCAGCGATGTGATCTTTGGTGAAAAAGACTACGAGCTACTGGTTCGCACCCAGCAAGCTCTCAATGACCTCAACATTCACGTCACCGTGCACTCCGTACCTACTGTTCGCATGCCGGACGGAATCGCCATTTCTTTGCGCAACGCCACCGTTCCTGAACAAGATCGCGAACACGCACTCGCACTATCGGCAGCCATCACCGCCGGAGCGCATGCGGCAGAAGATGGCAAAGAAGTCGTGCTGCGAGTTACCCATCAAGTGCTGGAATCGGCTGGTGTGACTCCTGACTATGTGGAACTTCGTGCCATGAATCTTGGTGAAGCGCCAAAAACCGGCGACGCTAGGTTATTTGTAGCCGCAACCTTTGGGGGTGTGCAGCTAACAGATAACGCCGGCGTGCCGGTGGGAGTGGGATTTAAAAACCTCGACTAG
- a CDS encoding DUF6779 domain-containing protein: MERMEKDNGQKLLIALVVLSLIASVVMLLTGNVGALKIALLASLWAAVIGFFLVSRYRTQAELARAELEIEREHHKSELDAARETEQQLRQRDEETLEKIKEQLNEVRTQLESLTGQVFTEPAMLRAQARRIHEIEAATPNAAPSASENIAEVVSRFTPTTAEKSPEPARSPRVDETAEFKIPAPETSNPEAAKEKKPKPEPEKKQTKKQELHIPGAKFQDYLDKPAPKPTIAEPQGSYFDQKSFQEAAAPKQKERTFDTGQFAKVDWLQGRGSEKKKNEPHGRRRRDEHNNSVSVADLLKRNQK, translated from the coding sequence TTGGAACGCATGGAGAAGGACAACGGGCAAAAACTTTTGATCGCGCTGGTTGTGTTATCACTGATAGCCAGCGTAGTGATGCTTCTAACGGGCAACGTAGGCGCACTCAAGATCGCGCTTTTGGCATCGCTGTGGGCAGCAGTCATCGGTTTTTTCCTCGTGAGTCGCTACCGCACCCAAGCAGAACTGGCACGTGCGGAACTAGAAATTGAACGCGAGCACCACAAGTCGGAGCTCGATGCAGCACGCGAAACCGAACAACAGCTGCGCCAGCGCGATGAAGAAACTCTAGAAAAAATCAAAGAGCAGCTCAACGAGGTGCGCACCCAGCTAGAGTCCCTCACCGGTCAAGTGTTTACTGAACCAGCTATGCTGCGCGCACAGGCACGCCGTATCCATGAGATCGAAGCCGCAACACCGAATGCTGCCCCGAGCGCTTCAGAAAACATCGCCGAGGTAGTCTCCCGCTTTACCCCCACCACTGCGGAGAAAAGCCCAGAGCCTGCGCGTAGCCCACGCGTTGACGAGACTGCAGAGTTTAAGATCCCAGCTCCTGAGACATCAAACCCCGAGGCTGCCAAGGAAAAGAAGCCCAAGCCGGAGCCAGAAAAGAAGCAGACCAAGAAGCAAGAACTGCATATCCCAGGTGCGAAGTTCCAAGACTACTTGGATAAGCCAGCACCCAAGCCCACGATTGCGGAGCCGCAGGGTTCCTACTTTGATCAAAAGTCCTTCCAAGAGGCGGCAGCCCCTAAACAAAAAGAGCGTACTTTTGATACTGGTCAATTTGCCAAGGTGGACTGGTTGCAGGGGCGCGGCTCGGAAAAAAAGAAGAACGAGCCGCATGGGCGTAGGCGTCGCGACGAACACAATAACTCTGTTTCCGTTGCCGACCTGCTCAAGCGGAACCAAAAATGA
- a CDS encoding DUF3180 domain-containing protein — protein sequence MKSTNWVALIGLGVFAAAASLLLVARFYGSMSSVPVSVALMLWAMTILCVLLAVRVRGRIRDEKIGQDRSQLNPVTAAEFLIVGKTSAWTGALFGGAYTGMACYVVAKYSELAAAAQDTPVVVAAALGGVGMSAAGYWLEKCCTVPPPPQGEGVR from the coding sequence ATGAAATCCACCAACTGGGTAGCACTGATCGGCCTCGGCGTGTTCGCAGCCGCAGCCTCGTTACTTCTCGTCGCACGATTCTATGGCTCAATGAGTTCAGTGCCCGTCAGCGTTGCACTCATGCTCTGGGCGATGACGATACTGTGCGTGCTGCTCGCCGTGCGGGTGCGAGGCAGGATTCGCGACGAAAAAATCGGGCAAGATCGCTCCCAGCTCAACCCCGTGACCGCCGCTGAATTCCTCATCGTAGGAAAGACCTCCGCGTGGACGGGCGCACTATTCGGGGGAGCGTACACCGGCATGGCCTGTTATGTTGTGGCGAAGTATTCAGAACTAGCTGCGGCAGCGCAGGATACCCCTGTCGTTGTAGCGGCAGCACTAGGAGGAGTGGGGATGTCGGCTGCCGGATACTGGCTGGAAAAGTGCTGTACCGTGCCGCCCCCACCACAGGGCGAGGGAGTGCGGTAG
- the folK gene encoding 2-amino-4-hydroxy-6-hydroxymethyldihydropteridine diphosphokinase, whose translation MRAVLSIGSNMDDRYALLRTVVEEFAGEIVAASSIYSTPPWGVEDQDEFLNAVVIVDVDSSPLELLRRGQRLEEAACRRRLRHWGPRTLDVDVVTIYNDDDTQMRSTDPELTLPHPYAHERAFVLVPWAEADPEAELLGQKVAQRAAALGETFPVVGSL comes from the coding sequence ATGCGCGCAGTGCTTTCTATTGGTTCGAATATGGATGACCGCTATGCCTTGCTGCGAACGGTTGTCGAAGAATTCGCGGGAGAGATCGTGGCAGCATCCTCGATCTATTCCACGCCCCCGTGGGGAGTAGAGGACCAAGACGAGTTCCTCAACGCAGTCGTCATTGTGGACGTCGATAGTTCACCCCTTGAGCTGCTACGACGTGGCCAGCGCCTAGAAGAGGCCGCGTGTCGACGTCGCCTGCGGCACTGGGGTCCGCGCACCCTCGACGTCGATGTCGTGACCATCTACAACGACGACGACACGCAGATGCGATCCACCGACCCCGAGCTGACCCTTCCGCACCCCTACGCCCACGAGCGAGCCTTTGTGCTTGTGCCTTGGGCAGAAGCAGACCCCGAAGCTGAATTGCTAGGCCAGAAAGTAGCTCAGCGCGCCGCAGCACTGGGCGAAACATTTCCGGTGGTGGGAAGCCTATGA